CATCTGCCCGGCCAGTGAAATCACCTGAGAAATCACAGTTGCCCATGCAGAACCTTTGATTCCCCAGCCGAATCCAAAGATAAAGATCGGATTCAATATACAGTTTATCACGACCGAAGCCAGTGTCGCATACATGGCCAGTTTCGGGAAACCGGATGAACGCAATACGGCATTCAATCCCAAATACATGTGTGTAACCACATTTCCATAGAGAATAATCTGCATATAATCGCGTGCATACGATATCGTATTCTCACTAGCCCCGAAGAAATAAAGGATCGGATCGAGAAGGAACAAAAAGACAAACGTAAAAGCGACGCCGAGAAGAACATTCAGCACTAATACATTGCCGAGAACCCGGTTTGCACCCTCGTAATCTTTCTGCCCTAATTTAACAGACACAAGCGTAGAAGCCCCTACCCCGACCAACGAACCGAAAGCTGCCGCCAGGTTCATAAGCGGAAAGGTCAGAGCCAAACCGGAGATAGCCAGCGGCCCAACTCCATGTCCGATAAAAATACTGTCTGCCATATTATAAAGCGAAGATGCCGTCATGGCGATAATCGCCGGAATAGCGTATTGCGTAAGCAGTTTTCCAATACGTTCGGTACCTAATACCAAAGGAGAGTTTTCTTTTGCCATAAAAACCAATTGATATGCAAAGGTACGGATATTTCCGATTAATTTTTACCTTTGTTCTACTATAATAGTTTAAAAGATGGCAGAGAACTTAATCATAAGCGTTGGAAATAAAGAGCAGCAGTATCAAACACTATTCCCCCAGATAGAGTCATTACTGGCTGGTGAAAACGACACGATCGCCAATATGGCAAATGTAGCAGCGGCACTGAAACAGACATTCAATTTCTTTTGGGTCGGTTTCTATATCGTCAAAGACGATATGCTGGTGCTCGCTCCTTTTCAGGGACCGATAGCTTGCACACGTATCCGGTATGGCAAAGGCGTTTGCGGTACGGCATGGAAAGAAACAGCCACTCAAATTGTTCCAGACGTAGATCTATTCCCCGGACATATAGCCTGTAACTCCGATTCGAAATCTGAAATTGTAGTTCCGGTTATTCGTGACGGGAAAGTGGTAGCTGTACTCGATATCGACAGCGATGAGTTGAATAGTTTCGATGAGACAGATGCTGTTTATCTGGAGAAGATATGCCGGTTGATTTAACCGTAACATAATATAAATGAAGATGTGCCAGAATTGATATTTACCAGACGCAGATAACGCAGACGGTTTATCTATTTTGACACATCTTCATTTATAGGCTTTTGTAATATTTAGAAGACAATCTCTATCCTGCCATAGCAAGGGTTAGCCTCCAATATCTTACAATAATTTCCCCAGGCAATTTCCGGATAATCCCAACGGTTGTTGACGTACAGGATCAACTGACCATCCGCACGTTTACTTGAACGGCAGGCAACAGTGGCATCCGGTGAAAGAACCGATAAGCCTTTTCCTGTATTACCGGCATTCAACGTATAGAAATAGATATTTTCTTTCATTCCTTTTGCCATCTGAGTAAGCGGGCGATCGCAATTCGCTCCGGCATCTGCCCAATAATAATAATTGTGCGTATCACTCTGCCAGGGTTGTTCCGGACGGGCTCCATAAGGCACTTTGTTCGGATTATAGAAAGAGGTTTCTCCTTCATTGCCTGCAAAAGCACCGGAAGGATAATAGCTCCAATGTCCCCGGCGTTTCCATTTCAGCCGGTCCATCGTTTCAGGAAGATGGAAAGAAAGACCTGTTTCACGCAGGAAACCATTCGGTTGTCCGTTCGTCAGGTAATTGATTTCCATACGTCCTTCGGGAGAGATCAATAGACGGATATCCGTATCCACATCATTATAACGACCATTCAGGATAACCAGGACATTATCGCCTTGTTTTGTATAAGTGATGCTCTGCTTCTGCCAGTCGGCATCCGATGTAAGGAACTTGGTTGCACTCTTACGCACTTCGGCTCCCGTCAGATGGTTCAGGTTGATATCCAGATTCAGGAAAGGACCTTTTTCTATAAAGACCTGTCCGTCGGCCGTTGCATGACAGATCAGGCCGGTTTCTTTACTGAACGGGATTTCAAAACGATCGCCTTTTACCACGATACGGTCAGCACTTTCCTCGACCAGTAGCGAACCTTTACGATCCGGTTGCGGCAGTGTGATTTTAGGTTGCCCTAATGTGACAAGCGAGGCATCGATCAAATCTCCCTCCGCTGTAAGGAAACTGACAAGCAGTTCG
This is a stretch of genomic DNA from Parabacteroides chongii. It encodes these proteins:
- a CDS encoding GAF domain-containing protein, which translates into the protein MAENLIISVGNKEQQYQTLFPQIESLLAGENDTIANMANVAAALKQTFNFFWVGFYIVKDDMLVLAPFQGPIACTRIRYGKGVCGTAWKETATQIVPDVDLFPGHIACNSDSKSEIVVPVIRDGKVVAVLDIDSDELNSFDETDAVYLEKICRLI